The Candidatus Eremiobacterota bacterium nucleotide sequence CACTTCGCGGTAGAACTCGATCAGAAAGCGCAGCGCGCAGAACAGCGCGCCCTGCACGAAGAAGATCCCGCCTTCCGGTAGCACGCGGCGCCGGTCGAGCATAGTGATGACCGCCAGCGTCAGCAGCGCCGCGAGCGCGCTGTACAGCTGCGTCGGATGCCGCAGCTCGCCGTGATCGTGCACCGCCCACGGCACGCTCGCAAGCTTCCCGTAGCAGCACCCCGCGATGAAGCACCCGACCCGCCCGATCGCCTCCCCGCCCGCGATCGCAAACGCGAACGCATCCCCGGTCGGTCGCCGAATCCCAAGCTCGCGCTTCGCAAAGTTGATCGCGATCCAACCGCCCGCAATCCCACCGAGGATGGTCTTGCCCGGCTCCCCGCCGATGGCCAACTGCAGGACACTAGCGCCGACGAGCCCGCCGATCAGCGCCGCGACAGCCAGCTTCCGAACATCGCCCTCAGCAAACCCACGCCGCCGCGCCGCCCACACGAACAGCGCGAGCCCCGCGCCATACGCGACGACATACGCGAGCGCGGAGAGC carries:
- a CDS encoding prolipoprotein diacylglyceryl transferase codes for the protein MDALPVGLRLGLSALAYVVAYGAGLALFVWAARRRGFAEGDVRKLAVAALIGGLVGASVLQLAIGGEPGKTILGGIAGGWIAINFAKRELGIRRPTGDAFAFAIAGGEAIGRVGCFIAGCCYGKLASVPWAVHDHGELRHPTQLYSALAALLTLAVITMLDRRRVLPEGGIFFVQGALFCALRFLIEFYREVPAYGGFSLAQYACVAGFIFFVWKLRGLLKTSVAFA